The proteins below come from a single Scatophagus argus isolate fScaArg1 chromosome 15, fScaArg1.pri, whole genome shotgun sequence genomic window:
- the zpcx gene encoding zona pellucida protein C, translating into MGATEIFLCLFVGHFIAVQSLINEQDDIFPRDFPGFFENIVPFPFKRSYDFTPYDTIFSSWRSRVPDFHMLAELPPIPNVPKVMVFCDEYKLTLLVNKRSNGVTLTGEEIQLGDGCYSNRELPNQFAFIYSLDECGTTRVMQSGLEMFTNSLYLNLKNPPPNWWPMPSTVHISCMPKRSYASTKFASMAQPESGETFNIKAMNPSWSSTAESNIYKRGQAVNLKVSAKIRPEQQLFIQSCFVSASPEPQTRPRHAIIMNKGCAAPLGSPHAFVQFVAPNQADVVNFVLNTSYLISELFIHCSVLLTDQGVTFGSKSCNYNVFQSRWEDLGGSAKVCECCSSKCKGLSVKHFPEDTRAIVSTGPLVIVDKDVETTLEPSVSEPQEASSTPIIDSMQSDGVATEDTIVAGTSISRSKVSSPPQGVVVVSQDPVARLTIWLPGQVQDIKRSEIGSESEDNLTVQLQASEMMSNDLPERQISSKEQESLLNTPANKIGDHTFNVLPWVEGIIPPQLEEAATAEGSQIKMCLGRFGLFGTESPQEIGIPLPDEMTVNVLNQDDFNQVRQRQVDAALTHQEEMADSSPVVRSKIQFSKGTDGSQTLSYEEEVVKQQGEGVVRRFGMGGIKRKQQPTQRGLRSTFLDLLRRMNKAE; encoded by the exons ATGGGGGCAACAGAGATatttctctgcctttttgttGGACATTTTATCGCTGTTCAGTCGCTAATAAACGAGCAGGATGACATATTTCCACGAGATTTTCCAGGATTTTTTGAAAACATCGTGCCTTTCCCGTTTAAAAGAAGCTATGATTTCACTCCGTATGACACCATCTTCAGCTCATGGCGGAGTCGCGTCCCTGACTTTCACATGCTTGCTGAGTTACCTCCCATCCCGAATGTTCCCAAAGTAATGGTGTTTTGCGATGAATATAAGCTAACTCTGCTGGTGAATAAGAGATCCAATGGAGTAACACTGACTGGAGAGGAGATACAGCTGGGTGATGGCTGCTATAGCAACAGAGAACTACCAAACCAATTTGCCTTTATTTACAGTTTGGATGAGTGTGGAACGACACGTGTG ATGCAGAGTGGCTTAGAGATGTTCACCAACTCTCTCTACTTGAATCTCAAGAACCCTCCCCCAAACTGGTGGCCAATGCCTTCCACAGTGCACATCTCCTGCATGCCAAAAAG GTCATATGCCAGTACCAAATTTGCCTCAATGGCACAACCTGAGAGTGGTGAGACCTTCAACATCAAAGCCATGAATC CATCCtggagcagcactgcagagtcTAATATCTATAAAAGAGGCCAGGCTGTCAACCTCAAAGTTTCTGCCAAAATCAGGCCTGAGCAGCAGCTTTTCATCcagtcctgttttgtttctgcttcccCTGAGCCTCAGACTAGACCCAGGCATGCAATCATAATGAATAAAGG GTGTGCAGCCCCTTTGGGTTCTCCTCATGCTTTCGTACAGTTTGTGGCTCCTAACCAAGCAGATGTGGTTAATTTTGTTCTGAACACGTCTTATCTCATTTCTGAG CTGTTCATCCACTGTAGTGTCCTCCTCACAGACCAGGGTGTTACTTTTGGCTCTAAATCGTGCAACTACAATGTGTTCCAGTCAAG ATGGGAGGATCTTGGTGGAAGTGCAAAGGTGTGCGAGTGCTGTAGCTCAAAGTGTAAAGGCCTGTCAGTCAAGCACTTTCCTGAAG ATACCAGGGCTATTGTCAGCACCGGCCCCTTAGTCATTGTGGACAAAGATGTAGAGACGACTCTTGAGCCTTCTGTCTCTGAACCGCAAGAAGCCTCCAGCACTCCTATTATCGACTCCATGCAGTCCGATGGTGTAGCGACTGAGGATACAATTGTTGCTGGTACCTCTATATCAAGAAGCAAggtctcctctcctcctcagggGGTAGTAGTTGTGAGTCAGGACCCAGTTGCCAGACTGACCATTTGGCTACCTGGACAGGTGCAAGATATAAAACGTAGTGAAATTGGTTCAGAGTCTGAAGACAATTTGACAGTTCAGTTACAGGCAAGTGAAATGATGTCAAATGACCTTCCTGAGAGGCAAATCTCCAGCAAAGAACAGGAGTCTCTTCTGAATACACCTGCAAACAAGATTGGAGATCATACTTTCAATGTTCTTCCATGGGTTGAGGGGATAATTCCTCCACAACTGGAAGAAGCAGCTACTGCAGAGGGCTCTcagataaaaatgtgtttgggcAGATTTGGACTGTTTGGCACAGAGTCTCCACAAGAAATTGGCATCCCTCTGCCAGATGAGATGACAGTAAATGTTTTAAACCAGGATGACTTCAACCAAGTGAGGCAAAGGCAGGTTGATGCAGCTTTGACACACCAAGAAGAAATGGCTGATTCTTCACCAGTAGTTCGCTCAAAAATTCAGTTTTCCAAAGGCACGGATGGATCGCAGACGTTGAGTTATGAGGAAGAGGTGGTGAAGCAACAGGGAGAAGGTGTGGTCAGAAGATTTGGGATGGGtggaattaaaagaaaacagcagcccACACAGAGGGGGTTGCGTTCAACTTTCTTGGATTTGTTGAG GAGGATGAACAAAGCAGAATAA
- the tmem54a gene encoding transmembrane protein 54a, whose translation MVNLGVCCANLKDNKALMKMGLGLVLVGHVNFLLGALVHGAVLRHIKVHTQARTMEYAISNVIAIVAGLLGIVSGITAIVLSKNKKNRILQWILLILSFLAGLLAVASILGLSVSMVKAIMHKGWSLLKFCEISDSNKDVGSIYNITDECPFDPTRIFGTTIILWVPLILMSVVEMVFSFRCFAVCTSFLYLCPCRRRPVQAKRVRIQRTVETSSLSPGQDPEADATAEPAEHDELLDGTTAVEQSEWL comes from the exons ATGGTGAACTTAG GAGTATGCTGTGCCAACCTGAAGGACAACAAAGCCCTGATGAAGATGGGGCTGGGGCTGGTGCTGGTGGGCCATGTCAACTTTCTCCTGGGAGCCCTGGTGCACGGCGCTGTGCTCAGACACATCAAAGTGCACACTCAGGCTCGGACCATGGAGTACGCTATCTCTAATGTCATTGCAATTGTGGCAGGCTTGTTG GGAATTGTCAGTGGAATAACGGCCATTGTCCTgtccaaaaacaagaaaaacaggatCCTG CAGTGGATCCTGTTGATCCTAAGCTTCTTGGCAGGTCTTTTGGCAGTGGCCTCCATCCTGGGCTTGTCAGTTTCTATGGTGAAAGCCATTATGCACAAAGGATGGAGCCTGCTAAAGTTCTGCGAAATATCTGACAGTAATAAAGACGTCGGCTCCATTTACAACATCACAGACGAATGCCCATTTGACCCCACCCGTATTTTT GGGACCACCATCATACTGTGGGTGCCTCTTATCTTGATGTCTGTGGTGGAAATGGTGTTCTCCTTCCGCTGCTTTGCTGTCTGTACTTCATTCCTTTACCTCTGTCCATGCAGGAGGAGGCCTGTCCAAGCTAAGAGG GTGCGTATCCAGAGAACTGTTGAAACTTCATCGTTGTCTCCAGGACAAGATCCCGAGGCTGATGCTACAGCTGAGCCTGCAGAGCACGATGAACTGCTGGACGGCACCACGGCAGTGGAACAGAGTGAATGGCTTTGA
- the LOC124071720 gene encoding probable histone deacetylase 1-B isoform X2, translating into MALTSQGTKKKVCYYYDGDVGNYYYGQGHPMKPHRIRMTHNLLLNYGLYRKMEIYRPHKASAEEMTKYHSDDYIKFLRSIRPDNMSEFSKQMQRFNVGEDCPVFDGLFEFCQLSGGGSIAGAVKLNKQQTDIAINWAGGLHHAKKSEASGFCYVNDIVLAILELLKYHQRVLYIDIDIHHGDGVEEAFYTTDRVMTVSFHKYGEYFPGTGDLRDIGAGKGKYYAVNYPLRDGIDDESYEAIFKPIMAKVMEMYQPSAVVLQCGADSLSGDRLGCFNLTIKGHAKCVEYMKSFNLPLLMLGGGGYTIRNVARCWTYETAVALDTSIPNELPYNDYFEYFGPDFKLHISPSNMTNQNTNDYLEKIKQRLFENLRMLPHAPGVQMQAIPEDAIQEDSGDEEEDDPNKRISIRAHDKRIACEEEFSDSEDEGEGGRRNAASFKKVKRAKTEGEKEGEEKEKKEVKEEEKVPEEEKMDTSKPKEESKTP; encoded by the exons GTGATGTGGGAAATTACTACTATGGTCAGGGTCACCCCATGAAGCCCCACCGAATCCGCATGACTCACAACCTGTTGCTCAACTATGGCCTCTACAGAAAGATGGAGATATAT CGTCCACACAAAGCCAGTGCAGAAGAGATGACCAAGTATCACAGTGACGATTACATCAAATTCCTGCGTTCAATTCGACCGGACAACATGTCAGAGTTCAGCAAACAAATGCAGAGAT TCAATGTCGGAGAGGACTGTCCTGTGTTTGATGGTTTATTTGAGTTCTGCCAGCTCTCAGGAGGGGGCTCTATAG CCGGTGCGGTCAAGttgaacaaacagcagacagacattgCTATCAACTGGGCTGGAGGCCTGCATCACGCCAAGAAGTCTGAGGCCTCAGGGTTTTGCTACGTCAATGACATCGTGCTGGCTATTCTGGAGTTACTGAA GTACCACCAGAGAGTTCTGTACATAGATATTGACATCCATCATGGGGACGGTGTGGAGGAGGCTTTCTACACCACAGACCGTGTTATGACCGTTTCCTTTCACAAGTATGGAGAGTACTTCCCTGGCACAGGCGACCTGAGG gaCATTGGTGCTGGAAAGGGTAAATACTATGCTGTGAATTACCCTCTGAGGGATGGGATTGATGATGAGTCATATGAAGCCATATTCAAACCT ATAATGGCCAAGGTGATGGAGATGTACCAACCCAGTGCCGTGGTCCTCCAGTGTGGAGCTGATTCTCTGTCAGGAGACAGACTTGGTTGCTTTAACCTCACCATTAAGG GCCATGCCAAGTGTGTGGAGTACATGAAGAGTTTCAACCTGCCACTGCTAATGCTAGGCGGAGGAGGCTACACCATCCGTAATGTGGCACGCTGCTGGACGTATGAGACTGCTGTAGCCCTGGATACTTCCATCCCCAACG AGCTCCCATACAACGACTACTTTGAGTACTTTGGACCAGACTTCAAGCTGCACATCAGCCCCTCCAACATGACTAATCAGAACACCAATGATTACCTGGAGAAGATCAA GCAGCGCCTGTTCGAGAACCTGCGAATGCTGCCCCACGCCCCAGGAGTTCAGATGCAGGCCATCCCCGAGGATGCTATACAGGAGGACAGtggagatgaggaagaggatgaccCCAACAAACGCATATCCA TACGTGCTCATGACAAGAGGATAGCGTGCGAGGAGGAGTTTTCTGACTCTGAAGATGAAGGCGAGGGAGGCCGCAGAAATGCAGCCAGCTTCAAGAAAGTCAAGAGAGCCAaaactgaaggagagaaagagggagaagaaaaggagaagaaag aagtaaaagaagaagagaaagtgccagaggaggagaaaatggacACCTCAAA GCCTAAAGAGGAGTCCAAAACACCTTGA
- the LOC124071720 gene encoding probable histone deacetylase 1-B isoform X1, producing MALTSQGTKKKVCYYYDGDVGNYYYGQGHPMKPHRIRMTHNLLLNYGLYRKMEIYRPHKASAEEMTKYHSDDYIKFLRSIRPDNMSEFSKQMQRFNVGEDCPVFDGLFEFCQLSGGGSIAGAVKLNKQQTDIAINWAGGLHHAKKSEASGFCYVNDIVLAILELLKYHQRVLYIDIDIHHGDGVEEAFYTTDRVMTVSFHKYGEYFPGTGDLRDIGAGKGKYYAVNYPLRDGIDDESYEAIFKPIMAKVMEMYQPSAVVLQCGADSLSGDRLGCFNLTIKGHAKCVEYMKSFNLPLLMLGGGGYTIRNVARCWTYETAVALDTSIPNELPYNDYFEYFGPDFKLHISPSNMTNQNTNDYLEKIKQRLFENLRMLPHAPGVQMQAIPEDAIQEDSGDEEEDDPNKRISIRAHDKRIACEEEFSDSEDEGEGGRRNAASFKKVKRAKTEGEKEGEEKEKKGEEEIKEVKEEEKVPEEEKMDTSKPKEESKTP from the exons GTGATGTGGGAAATTACTACTATGGTCAGGGTCACCCCATGAAGCCCCACCGAATCCGCATGACTCACAACCTGTTGCTCAACTATGGCCTCTACAGAAAGATGGAGATATAT CGTCCACACAAAGCCAGTGCAGAAGAGATGACCAAGTATCACAGTGACGATTACATCAAATTCCTGCGTTCAATTCGACCGGACAACATGTCAGAGTTCAGCAAACAAATGCAGAGAT TCAATGTCGGAGAGGACTGTCCTGTGTTTGATGGTTTATTTGAGTTCTGCCAGCTCTCAGGAGGGGGCTCTATAG CCGGTGCGGTCAAGttgaacaaacagcagacagacattgCTATCAACTGGGCTGGAGGCCTGCATCACGCCAAGAAGTCTGAGGCCTCAGGGTTTTGCTACGTCAATGACATCGTGCTGGCTATTCTGGAGTTACTGAA GTACCACCAGAGAGTTCTGTACATAGATATTGACATCCATCATGGGGACGGTGTGGAGGAGGCTTTCTACACCACAGACCGTGTTATGACCGTTTCCTTTCACAAGTATGGAGAGTACTTCCCTGGCACAGGCGACCTGAGG gaCATTGGTGCTGGAAAGGGTAAATACTATGCTGTGAATTACCCTCTGAGGGATGGGATTGATGATGAGTCATATGAAGCCATATTCAAACCT ATAATGGCCAAGGTGATGGAGATGTACCAACCCAGTGCCGTGGTCCTCCAGTGTGGAGCTGATTCTCTGTCAGGAGACAGACTTGGTTGCTTTAACCTCACCATTAAGG GCCATGCCAAGTGTGTGGAGTACATGAAGAGTTTCAACCTGCCACTGCTAATGCTAGGCGGAGGAGGCTACACCATCCGTAATGTGGCACGCTGCTGGACGTATGAGACTGCTGTAGCCCTGGATACTTCCATCCCCAACG AGCTCCCATACAACGACTACTTTGAGTACTTTGGACCAGACTTCAAGCTGCACATCAGCCCCTCCAACATGACTAATCAGAACACCAATGATTACCTGGAGAAGATCAA GCAGCGCCTGTTCGAGAACCTGCGAATGCTGCCCCACGCCCCAGGAGTTCAGATGCAGGCCATCCCCGAGGATGCTATACAGGAGGACAGtggagatgaggaagaggatgaccCCAACAAACGCATATCCA TACGTGCTCATGACAAGAGGATAGCGTGCGAGGAGGAGTTTTCTGACTCTGAAGATGAAGGCGAGGGAGGCCGCAGAAATGCAGCCAGCTTCAAGAAAGTCAAGAGAGCCAaaactgaaggagagaaagagggagaagaaaaggagaagaaaggtgaggaggaaataaaag aagtaaaagaagaagagaaagtgccagaggaggagaaaatggacACCTCAAA GCCTAAAGAGGAGTCCAAAACACCTTGA